The following coding sequences lie in one Synechococcus sp. PCC 7336 genomic window:
- a CDS encoding globin family protein, with protein MALNVELLESSFAKIKPSGPQFAASFYTNLFESAPAAKPLFAHVDPESQQKKLLASLVLVVENLRNGDVLGSTLRGLGARHVQYGALPEHYPLVGAALLQTFEQYLGDDWKPAVKQAWVDAYGAITELMLDGADYSAGEVALSAEAATALVVADGNRGGMIPLAVTLAGFVVLGVILVL; from the coding sequence ATGGCTTTAAATGTCGAACTGCTCGAAAGCAGCTTTGCGAAAATTAAACCATCAGGTCCGCAGTTTGCCGCATCCTTCTATACGAATCTGTTTGAGTCTGCGCCAGCAGCCAAACCTCTATTTGCCCACGTCGATCCCGAATCCCAACAGAAAAAGTTGCTGGCTTCCTTGGTACTGGTGGTCGAAAACTTACGCAATGGCGATGTTTTGGGCTCTACCTTGCGAGGGCTCGGCGCCCGCCACGTTCAATATGGCGCACTGCCCGAGCATTACCCCCTCGTCGGTGCCGCTCTGCTGCAAACCTTCGAGCAGTACCTCGGCGATGACTGGAAACCCGCAGTCAAACAGGCTTGGGTGGATGCCTACGGTGCCATCACCGAACTGATGTTGGATGGAGCTGACTATTCTGCTGGGGAGGTGGCTCTATCGGCCGAAGCGGCGACAGCGCTCGTTGTGGCTGACGGCAATCGCGGTGGCATGATTCCCCTCGCGGTTACCTTAGCTGGCTTTGTGGTGCTCGGCGTCATTCTGGTTCTCTAA
- a CDS encoding cytochrome c biogenesis protein ResB: MQGKVLKFLGSIQLAVPLLGAIALVLIGATFYEARVGSEIVQRQIYKSGWFGLLMFGLAINLGVSALSRFPWRGARKWGFALTHLGLIVLIAGSAAVIHLGVEGMLPLRTDLAANRLLRLQGEVFEVLLPDGSSRSIDLAVGGNGRLQRRELEGLTLVDYRDRTLAATQFVEGGSASNPALHLRLTSQRMGQAVEEWLAAMPASARQVNLGPATLELVRANSESELARLLKSPEKVRGRWGSVVLEGNGDRLELDVERSVGQTIALTDRLTVQVVNFWPDFRLNDRNEPATASEQLLNPALQLQVTGARGMERWFVFGRDDLESVRTVVSGEALDLSASYRAPSAAVSNVFRAIVGPQGNVYYSVNGSQGFQSGSLRIGAPIPLGWADFQIELTDSIQQAVLQRQVVEAGLGDAEAIPAVLVETPNGDRRWLQWGIPQAFETEDGPIYAAYSPKSMELPFAVALEDFIVDRNEGSDAVAMWTSRIRIDDPALNGHEHRTVWMNHPTWYRGWKIAQASWNPGDLRQSTLQVKREPTWVTALTWTGSLLVVTGIGVMFYGPGVAKQLRSRSNAGPPAEPNPLDERTVPESSDLPSEAIA; this comes from the coding sequence ATGCAGGGAAAAGTCCTCAAGTTTCTCGGATCGATTCAGTTGGCGGTTCCCCTGTTGGGGGCGATCGCCCTCGTTTTAATCGGGGCTACGTTTTACGAGGCTCGAGTGGGCTCGGAGATCGTGCAGCGGCAGATTTATAAAAGTGGCTGGTTTGGGTTACTGATGTTTGGCTTGGCCATTAATTTAGGGGTTTCGGCTCTATCCCGCTTTCCTTGGCGCGGCGCTCGCAAATGGGGTTTTGCCCTCACCCATTTGGGCTTAATCGTTTTAATCGCGGGCTCGGCAGCGGTGATTCACCTCGGCGTGGAAGGAATGCTGCCATTGCGCACAGATTTGGCGGCCAATCGCCTGTTGCGACTGCAAGGAGAAGTGTTTGAGGTGCTTTTGCCCGATGGCAGCAGCCGCTCGATCGATCTGGCGGTTGGAGGGAATGGCAGGCTACAGCGGCGCGAGCTGGAGGGGCTAACGCTGGTAGATTATCGCGATCGCACCCTGGCCGCGACTCAATTTGTCGAGGGAGGATCGGCGTCCAATCCCGCTCTGCACCTGAGGCTAACCAGTCAGCGAATGGGGCAGGCTGTAGAGGAATGGTTGGCTGCGATGCCGGCGAGTGCCCGTCAAGTGAATTTGGGTCCGGCGACGTTGGAGCTGGTTCGAGCCAATAGCGAGTCAGAGCTAGCGAGATTATTAAAGTCTCCCGAGAAGGTGCGAGGACGCTGGGGATCGGTGGTGCTGGAGGGAAATGGCGATCGCCTCGAACTGGATGTGGAGCGGTCAGTCGGTCAAACCATTGCCCTGACCGACCGACTGACGGTGCAGGTGGTGAATTTCTGGCCCGATTTTCGCCTCAACGATCGCAACGAGCCCGCAACGGCTTCCGAGCAATTGCTCAATCCGGCGCTGCAGTTGCAGGTGACTGGAGCTAGGGGGATGGAACGGTGGTTTGTCTTCGGTCGCGACGACTTGGAGTCAGTGCGAACGGTTGTGTCTGGCGAGGCTTTAGACCTGAGCGCGAGCTATCGAGCCCCGAGTGCGGCGGTTTCGAATGTGTTTCGGGCGATTGTGGGTCCGCAGGGGAATGTGTACTACTCGGTCAATGGCTCGCAAGGGTTTCAATCGGGCTCTCTGAGGATCGGGGCACCGATTCCATTGGGCTGGGCAGATTTTCAGATCGAGTTGACAGACTCGATTCAACAGGCGGTGTTGCAGCGGCAGGTCGTCGAAGCCGGACTGGGGGATGCGGAGGCAATCCCGGCGGTTTTAGTAGAAACTCCGAATGGCGATCGCCGTTGGCTGCAGTGGGGCATACCCCAAGCCTTCGAGACAGAAGACGGCCCTATTTATGCCGCTTACAGCCCCAAGTCGATGGAGTTGCCGTTTGCCGTGGCCCTAGAAGATTTCATCGTCGATCGCAATGAGGGCTCGGATGCAGTGGCAATGTGGACCAGCCGGATTCGCATTGACGATCCCGCCCTCAACGGTCACGAGCACCGCACAGTCTGGATGAATCATCCCACTTGGTATCGCGGCTGGAAGATTGCTCAAGCCTCTTGGAATCCGGGGGATTTGCGACAGTCCACGTTGCAGGTCAAGCGGGAACCGACCTGGGTAACAGCGCTGACCTGGACGGGATCGCTCTTGGTGGTGACGGGGATTGGGGTGATGTTTTACGGGCCGGGGGTTGCAAAGCAGTTGCGATCGCGATCGAATGCTGGCCCTCCTGCCGAGCCCAATCCCCTTGACGAGCGGACTGTACCAGAGTCGTCTGACTTGCCTTCAGAGGCGATCGCCTAG
- a CDS encoding cytochrome c3 family protein, protein MCRFGLKTAVIGTAAIALTILAVILGLGLEQRVAFLPGPTSPGHQLFEASCESCHQKFQPVTNDTCNRCHEAEMAADVHGQRKFRELRWAGYLENIDVLTCTTCHQEHLPMFGRGVHIPPDLCMNCHDHIITAGNPDSLDSHIGFEPDGCWTAGCHNFHDHRSISTGFLRVNLDQPDWLPEPHLKERELAPEVAVAPAPDLNRELWGQ, encoded by the coding sequence TTGTGCAGGTTCGGACTCAAAACGGCAGTGATTGGTACGGCGGCGATCGCGTTAACGATCTTGGCCGTCATTTTAGGTTTGGGACTCGAACAGCGCGTTGCCTTTCTGCCCGGACCCACCTCCCCCGGTCACCAGCTCTTCGAAGCCTCCTGCGAGTCTTGCCACCAGAAGTTCCAACCCGTAACCAACGACACTTGCAATCGCTGCCACGAAGCGGAGATGGCTGCCGATGTCCACGGACAGCGCAAATTTCGCGAGCTGCGTTGGGCAGGGTACCTGGAAAACATTGATGTTCTAACTTGCACCACTTGCCATCAGGAGCATCTGCCCATGTTTGGCCGAGGGGTCCACATTCCTCCCGATCTGTGCATGAACTGTCACGACCACATTATTACAGCAGGTAACCCCGACAGCTTGGACAGCCACATCGGCTTTGAACCCGACGGTTGCTGGACGGCAGGCTGCCACAATTTCCACGACCACCGCTCGATTTCGACGGGGTTTTTGCGGGTCAATTTAGACCAACCGGATTGGTTGCCCGAACCCCATCTGAAGGAGCGGGAGCTTGCGCCCGAGGTGGCAGTGGCTCCCGCCCCCGATCTCAATCGCGAGTTGTGGGGTCAGTAG
- a CDS encoding cytochrome c biogenesis protein produces MKILKFCFGLLLASLFIFLPTSTWQPAPTDGLQTLAVQLDGRKKPLDTVAREAITQMHGSVNYQPVNGEKLDYLSTYLSIWWNDRDWNREPFILVDYRPLKEAVGLDGERKYFSFQELMQSELPQAFGQAQQKQAADRDLSRGDREALTVADRMSLMLDTVANRNAVPLVPHPTDAKGTWVGIERAAEYYDAERAAALLDAFQLLQSTYLRLGDAAAIAPMAQELHRQLQQLSPEVYPGDRVLAREVFFNRLHAFGKTWKIFALAFVAMLAVTLLPLPNGYWTAMGIFVAGLGIQIYGFALRIQVADRPPVTNMYESVVWVGFGIAALATAFELRTRARYYLLAAAPLAIAALVLADSLPVVLDARIQPLVPVLRDNFWLSVHVPTIALSYACFALAMGLGHIILGHYLFASSATQRLQKLSKLNYSVLQVGVLLLAAGIILGGIWAHFSWGRFWGWDPKETWAAIALLCYLAPLHGRFVGWTNNFGLAVASVVSFNAVLMAWYGVNFVLGRGLHSYGFGTGGSGWIGAWVALDLAFVLAAALRHRAGLPASSNSSAPVEEQREPVGNLSL; encoded by the coding sequence ATGAAAATACTTAAATTTTGCTTTGGTCTCCTGCTGGCTTCGCTGTTCATTTTTCTCCCCACGAGCACATGGCAGCCCGCCCCCACCGACGGCTTGCAGACGCTGGCCGTGCAGTTAGACGGTCGCAAAAAACCGTTGGATACCGTTGCTCGCGAAGCTATAACGCAGATGCACGGGTCGGTCAATTACCAGCCAGTTAATGGCGAGAAGTTGGACTATCTGAGCACCTATTTGTCAATCTGGTGGAACGATCGCGATTGGAATCGAGAGCCCTTCATCCTGGTCGACTATCGTCCGCTGAAGGAAGCCGTGGGGCTGGATGGAGAACGCAAATACTTCAGCTTTCAAGAATTGATGCAGTCTGAATTGCCGCAGGCGTTCGGGCAGGCGCAGCAAAAGCAAGCCGCCGATCGCGATCTGAGTCGAGGCGATCGCGAAGCCCTCACCGTGGCCGATCGGATGTCGCTGATGTTGGATACGGTGGCGAACCGCAATGCCGTGCCCCTCGTGCCCCATCCCACTGATGCGAAAGGGACTTGGGTGGGGATCGAGCGAGCTGCAGAGTATTACGACGCCGAAAGAGCAGCGGCTCTGCTGGATGCATTTCAGCTCCTGCAGTCAACCTATCTCCGTCTCGGCGATGCCGCAGCGATCGCGCCAATGGCGCAGGAACTGCACCGTCAGTTGCAGCAGTTGAGTCCCGAGGTATATCCCGGCGATCGCGTCTTGGCACGCGAGGTGTTTTTCAATCGCTTGCATGCTTTTGGCAAGACGTGGAAGATTTTTGCGCTGGCGTTTGTGGCCATGTTGGCGGTGACGCTGCTGCCCCTACCCAATGGGTATTGGACTGCGATGGGGATATTTGTGGCGGGATTGGGCATCCAGATTTACGGATTTGCCCTGCGGATTCAGGTGGCCGATCGCCCGCCAGTCACCAATATGTACGAGTCGGTGGTGTGGGTGGGGTTTGGCATTGCGGCACTGGCAACAGCCTTCGAGCTGCGCACTCGGGCTCGCTACTATCTCTTGGCCGCAGCTCCGCTGGCGATCGCCGCTCTAGTGTTGGCAGATAGTTTGCCAGTGGTGTTGGATGCTCGCATTCAGCCACTCGTGCCGGTATTGCGGGATAATTTTTGGTTGAGCGTCCACGTCCCGACGATTGCGTTGAGCTATGCCTGTTTTGCGCTGGCAATGGGATTGGGGCATATTATTTTGGGTCATTATTTATTCGCCTCGAGCGCAACGCAGCGGTTGCAGAAGTTGTCGAAATTGAATTACAGCGTCTTGCAGGTGGGGGTGTTGCTCTTAGCTGCCGGCATTATTTTGGGTGGCATTTGGGCGCACTTTTCTTGGGGTCGTTTTTGGGGCTGGGACCCGAAGGAAACTTGGGCGGCGATCGCTCTGCTCTGCTATCTGGCTCCCCTCCACGGTCGCTTTGTCGGCTGGACGAACAATTTCGGTTTGGCGGTGGCTAGCGTGGTGTCCTTTAATGCTGTTCTGATGGCTTGGTATGGGGTCAACTTTGTCTTGGGTCGGGGGTTACACAGTTACGGTTTCGGCACCGGAGGTTCTGGCTGGATTGGAGCTTGGGTGGCTCTCGATCTGGCCTTCGTCTTAGCTGCTGCACTGCGACATCGAGCTGGATTGCCTGCAAGCTCCAACAGTTCAGCTCCTGTAGAAGAGCAGCGAGAGCCAGTCGGCAACTTGTCCCTCTAG
- a CDS encoding cytochrome c3 family protein: MAGRARLQRRHGWRSLLGRRLGLAIAAFALLLNSAIASLPAHALTVDRATELWRGSAHALQEVNCSSCHQPEQTETFVVHPDLESCRSCHEAATETFLFGKHGIRLLEGQTPLTPAMARLPMKLDSLDRVMNCNTCHEVHRLDTRTAAVDSCLTCHNDPHSLAYVNSKHAGLLAGHESLPRPSGGEVTCATCHLPRYRHSGQVAVNHNNTFTLKPRDRMVSEVCMNCHGMEFAYNNIFDDEVVEANFARASSQDLKTLQMVRQQRDSRTSFTRDSGRSPNPS; this comes from the coding sequence GTGGCAGGGAGGGCTCGGTTACAGAGGCGTCACGGATGGCGATCGCTACTCGGTCGGAGGTTAGGGCTGGCGATCGCCGCCTTTGCTCTCCTGCTGAATAGCGCGATCGCCAGTCTGCCCGCCCATGCCTTGACGGTGGATCGAGCGACCGAGCTGTGGAGGGGCAGCGCCCACGCTCTGCAGGAGGTGAATTGCTCCAGTTGCCACCAACCCGAACAGACAGAAACCTTTGTGGTCCATCCCGATCTCGAGAGCTGTCGCAGTTGCCACGAGGCAGCGACAGAGACATTTTTGTTCGGCAAGCACGGCATTCGTCTATTAGAAGGGCAAACGCCTCTGACCCCTGCAATGGCAAGGTTGCCGATGAAGTTAGACTCCCTCGATCGAGTGATGAATTGCAATACCTGCCACGAAGTCCACCGGCTCGACACGCGGACAGCAGCGGTGGATTCCTGTTTGACCTGCCACAACGACCCCCATTCACTCGCCTACGTCAATTCGAAACATGCAGGTTTGCTAGCGGGACATGAAAGCTTGCCCAGGCCGAGTGGAGGGGAGGTGACTTGCGCCACTTGTCACTTACCTCGCTATCGTCACTCCGGCCAGGTGGCGGTCAACCACAACAATACCTTCACCCTCAAACCCCGCGATCGGATGGTGTCGGAAGTGTGTATGAACTGCCACGGCATGGAGTTTGCCTACAACAATATTTTTGACGACGAGGTCGTCGAAGCCAACTTTGCCCGAGCGTCCAGCCAAGACCTCAAAACGTTGCAGATGGTACGCCAGCAGCGCGACAGCCGCACAAGTTTCACTCGCGATTCGGGCCGCAGTCCGAATCCGAGCTGA